In one window of Kribbella amoyensis DNA:
- a CDS encoding sialidase family protein, with amino-acid sequence MSRTRPPRLRLLAVLTSAAALATATSLIGPPASATNTAASADPDASSLSRTTVFTRGEGGYHTFRIPTLVEAVDGTLLALAEGRVTDPDDFGDMDIVLKRSTDGGATWGPIQVVVDTGTDRWSNPVAVVDASTGRIIVNTIRTAAGGGDDLECGRVPVRSHLLTSDDNGATWSEPRDITDDVKPSHWRNIAPGPGHGIQLTKGAHAGRLVIPGRHSYVHPGQECTNLTGAGGHALLSDDGGQTWRVGAVDEQGIEALRPNEVSVTELADGRLYFNARDQGNTPGRRVDT; translated from the coding sequence AGACCACCACGCCTGCGTCTCCTCGCCGTTCTCACCAGCGCTGCCGCTCTGGCAACAGCCACCTCCTTGATCGGCCCACCGGCCTCGGCCACGAACACAGCGGCCTCGGCCGACCCCGATGCTTCCTCGCTGAGCCGCACCACGGTGTTCACCCGCGGCGAGGGTGGCTACCACACGTTCCGGATCCCGACCCTGGTCGAGGCCGTCGACGGCACCCTGCTGGCACTGGCCGAGGGCCGGGTGACGGATCCGGACGACTTCGGCGACATGGACATCGTGCTCAAGCGGTCGACCGACGGGGGCGCCACCTGGGGCCCGATCCAGGTGGTCGTCGACACCGGAACCGACCGGTGGAGCAACCCGGTCGCCGTCGTGGACGCCTCGACGGGGCGGATCATCGTCAACACCATCCGTACCGCGGCGGGCGGCGGCGACGATCTCGAGTGCGGCCGCGTGCCCGTGCGCTCGCACCTGTTGACCAGCGACGACAACGGCGCGACGTGGTCCGAGCCCAGGGACATCACCGACGACGTGAAACCGTCGCACTGGCGGAACATCGCGCCCGGACCGGGGCACGGCATCCAGCTCACCAAGGGCGCGCACGCCGGACGGCTGGTGATCCCGGGCCGGCACAGCTACGTCCATCCCGGACAGGAGTGCACCAATCTGACCGGCGCCGGCGGACACGCCCTGCTCAGCGACGACGGCGGGCAGACCTGGCGGGTCGGGGCCGTCGACGAGCAAGGCATCGAGGCCCTCCGGCCGAACGAGGTCTCGGTCACCGAACTGGCCGACGGCCGGCTGTACTTCAACGCCCGCGACCAGGGCAACACCCCGGGCCGCCGCGTCGACAC